A section of the Polyangium spumosum genome encodes:
- a CDS encoding zf-TFIIB domain-containing protein → MSEQYRLASPQCPLCSGLLQEKPTPGALVDVCADCHAVWIDWFDGDVSTVAAAVDVRPAVSQAKPGDRICPRCKDVLAPEHLRGQGPEILRCPSCAGVLIASTQLAEVVALGPVDDTTQDTPEEGLFRRMLNAIRSLGA, encoded by the coding sequence ATGAGCGAGCAGTACCGCCTCGCCTCCCCGCAGTGCCCGCTCTGCAGCGGCCTGCTTCAAGAGAAGCCGACGCCCGGCGCGCTCGTCGACGTCTGCGCCGACTGCCATGCCGTGTGGATCGACTGGTTCGACGGCGACGTCTCCACCGTCGCCGCGGCCGTCGACGTGCGCCCCGCGGTTTCGCAGGCCAAACCCGGCGATCGCATCTGCCCGCGGTGCAAGGATGTCCTCGCGCCCGAGCACCTGCGCGGCCAGGGCCCCGAGATCCTCCGCTGCCCGAGCTGCGCCGGCGTGCTCATCGCCTCGACCCAGCTCGCCGAGGTCGTCGCCCTCGGCCCCGTCGACGACACCACGCAGGACACGCCGGAAGAGGGCCTCTTCCGGCGCATGCTCAACGCGATCCGCTCGCTCGGCGCCTGA
- a CDS encoding SBBP repeat-containing protein: protein MLRRSRILSLSFPTITLALLTAVTGCSDAPPITTGGAQGGAGGTGGQGGAGGIGGQGGAGGIGGQGGAGGMGGQGGMAGCTLGTTQPCYSGPDDSQGVGPCVAGVQTCEPSGEFGACVGEVVPATETCNGVDDDCNGMVDDGADCVCVPGEMMDCYEGPGGTAGVGICMMGKATCAADGKSYEACVGQVQPAVEVCNMLDDDCDGNVDDGIGCACVPNTSMSCYTGQDGTSGVGVCMPGMQTCLPDGTGYGACMGEVLPSLDNCASPADEDCNGVALACTGNHVASKPYGDASNQIGMDVAVDSQGNVYTIGHFEGSIDFGGSVGTLTSAGGFDLLVAKYDPMGNVLWAKRYGNNLNQVGNGIAVDGSGNVYVTGSFQGTLSFGSGTHTSMGGDDLFVAKLTTEGVQVWVKTLGNTVTQQGMDIAVDAAGAAYVTGQFSGNITFGGQQLMGVDGLDAILLKYSTTGGELWAKTFGGQGTQFGYEVSASGSNQVTFVGAFQNSVNFGGGTLTSAGDYDVAVVRLDSFGTHQWSKSYGDASNQRAFAVAVDNQGAVVFTGEFAGAMTIGGFALTSADGTANVDGYIAKLDAMGNPVWAKSFGNMSAQRGQGVAVDVFGNIVVTGEFFGQVNFGGGPAVSAGGRDVFVAKLDPSGGPLWLRRYGSGMLTHQSGESVAIDPMTNTWVTGTFENIIDFGGGPFTSAGGTDMFLAKLAP from the coding sequence ATGCTTCGCCGATCGCGTATTCTTTCTCTTTCTTTCCCCACGATCACCCTCGCCCTGCTCACCGCCGTGACGGGCTGCAGCGACGCCCCCCCCATCACCACCGGAGGCGCGCAGGGCGGCGCCGGCGGCACCGGCGGCCAGGGCGGCGCCGGCGGGATCGGCGGCCAGGGCGGCGCCGGCGGGATCGGCGGCCAGGGCGGCGCCGGCGGGATGGGCGGCCAGGGCGGCATGGCCGGCTGCACCCTCGGCACCACGCAGCCGTGTTATTCGGGCCCCGACGACAGCCAGGGCGTCGGACCCTGCGTCGCAGGCGTGCAGACCTGCGAGCCGAGCGGCGAGTTCGGCGCGTGCGTCGGCGAGGTCGTACCCGCGACCGAGACGTGCAACGGCGTCGACGACGACTGCAACGGCATGGTCGACGACGGCGCCGACTGCGTCTGCGTGCCGGGCGAGATGATGGACTGCTACGAAGGCCCGGGCGGCACGGCCGGCGTCGGCATCTGCATGATGGGCAAGGCCACGTGCGCGGCCGACGGCAAGTCCTACGAGGCCTGCGTCGGGCAGGTCCAGCCCGCGGTCGAGGTCTGCAACATGCTCGACGACGACTGCGACGGCAACGTCGACGACGGCATCGGCTGCGCCTGCGTCCCGAACACGTCGATGTCTTGTTACACCGGCCAGGATGGCACGTCCGGCGTCGGCGTCTGCATGCCCGGCATGCAGACCTGCCTCCCGGACGGCACGGGTTACGGCGCCTGCATGGGCGAGGTCCTCCCCTCGCTCGACAACTGCGCCTCGCCCGCCGACGAGGACTGCAACGGCGTGGCGCTCGCGTGCACGGGCAACCACGTCGCGAGCAAGCCCTACGGCGACGCCTCGAACCAGATCGGCATGGACGTCGCGGTGGACAGCCAGGGCAACGTCTACACGATCGGCCACTTCGAGGGCTCGATCGACTTCGGCGGCTCCGTCGGCACGCTCACGAGCGCGGGTGGCTTCGACCTGCTCGTCGCGAAGTACGACCCCATGGGCAACGTCCTCTGGGCGAAGCGGTACGGCAACAACCTGAACCAGGTCGGCAACGGCATCGCCGTCGACGGCTCGGGCAACGTGTACGTCACGGGCTCGTTCCAGGGCACGCTCAGCTTCGGGAGTGGCACGCACACGAGCATGGGCGGCGACGACCTCTTCGTGGCCAAGTTGACCACGGAGGGCGTCCAGGTCTGGGTGAAGACGCTCGGCAACACGGTCACGCAGCAGGGCATGGACATCGCGGTCGACGCGGCGGGCGCGGCCTACGTGACGGGCCAGTTCTCGGGCAACATCACCTTCGGCGGCCAGCAGCTCATGGGGGTCGACGGCCTCGACGCGATCCTCCTCAAGTACTCGACGACCGGTGGCGAGCTCTGGGCCAAGACCTTCGGCGGCCAGGGCACGCAGTTCGGCTACGAGGTCTCGGCCTCCGGATCGAACCAGGTCACGTTCGTCGGGGCCTTCCAGAACAGCGTCAACTTCGGCGGCGGCACGCTCACGAGCGCGGGTGATTACGACGTCGCCGTCGTGCGGCTCGACAGCTTCGGCACGCACCAGTGGAGCAAGAGCTACGGCGACGCCTCGAACCAGCGCGCGTTCGCGGTGGCCGTGGACAACCAGGGCGCCGTCGTCTTCACGGGCGAGTTCGCCGGAGCGATGACGATCGGCGGGTTCGCGCTGACCTCGGCCGACGGGACGGCCAATGTCGACGGGTACATCGCCAAGCTCGACGCCATGGGCAACCCGGTCTGGGCCAAGAGCTTCGGCAACATGAGCGCGCAGCGTGGCCAGGGCGTCGCGGTCGACGTCTTCGGCAACATCGTGGTGACGGGCGAGTTCTTCGGGCAGGTCAACTTCGGCGGTGGCCCGGCGGTCAGCGCGGGCGGGCGCGACGTCTTCGTGGCCAAGCTCGACCCGAGTGGTGGGCCGCTCTGGCTCCGCCGTTACGGCAGCGGCATGCTGACGCACCAGTCGGGCGAGTCGGTCGCGATCGACCC